In a single window of the Sediminicoccus sp. KRV36 genome:
- a CDS encoding inositol monophosphatase family protein — protein sequence MSGASPRLSPALNVVVSAVRKAGRRLLRDFGEVEQLQVSMKGPGDFVSQADLRAEQTLREDLHKARPGFAFLMEESGAHGDADWEWRWVVDPLDGTTNFLHGIPHWAISVGIEKRIAEDKTEVVAGVIYNPVVDELFWAEKGMGAFLNDKRLRVSGRRDMKEALFATGIPFAATPRKAEFAHALVRLMPQVSGIRRFGSAALDLAWTAAGRYDGYWELGLNKWDIAAGLVMLREAGGIVTSPDGGDPYPEGHVVAGNQHLHGKLREAVVDSIAAAAQGAAKGRAEAG from the coding sequence ATGTCCGGCGCCTCGCCTCGCCTTTCCCCCGCCCTGAATGTCGTCGTCTCCGCCGTGCGCAAGGCGGGACGCCGCCTGCTGCGTGATTTCGGCGAGGTGGAGCAGCTCCAGGTCTCCATGAAGGGCCCTGGTGATTTCGTCAGCCAGGCCGATCTGCGGGCCGAGCAGACCCTGCGCGAGGATCTGCACAAGGCCCGCCCCGGCTTCGCCTTCCTGATGGAGGAGAGCGGCGCCCATGGCGATGCCGATTGGGAGTGGCGCTGGGTGGTGGACCCGCTGGATGGAACCACTAACTTCCTCCATGGGATCCCCCATTGGGCGATCAGCGTCGGCATCGAGAAGCGCATCGCCGAGGACAAGACGGAAGTGGTCGCCGGCGTCATCTACAACCCGGTGGTGGATGAGCTGTTCTGGGCCGAGAAGGGCATGGGCGCCTTCCTGAACGACAAGCGGCTGCGCGTCTCCGGCCGGCGGGACATGAAGGAGGCGCTGTTCGCCACCGGCATCCCTTTCGCCGCGACGCCCCGCAAGGCCGAATTCGCCCATGCCCTGGTGCGATTGATGCCGCAGGTCTCGGGCATCCGCCGCTTCGGTTCGGCCGCACTCGACCTCGCCTGGACGGCGGCCGGCCGTTATGACGGCTATTGGGAGCTGGGCCTGAACAAGTGGGATATCGCGGCCGGCCTTGTGATGCTGCGCGAGGCTGGCGGCATCGTCACCTCGCCCGATGGCGGGGATCCCTATCCGGAGGGGCATGTCGTCGCCGGCAACCAGCATCTGCACGGCAAGCTGCGTGAGGCGGTGGTCGACAGCATCGCCGCCGCCGCCCAGGGCGCCGCCAAGGGGCGCGCCGAGGCCGGCTGA
- the efp gene encoding elongation factor P translates to MAKMQANQMRAGMVIEFEGQRYTIIKQNIMIPGKGNAIIQVDMRNIKTGSKKDQRWRTADVVERLTTEDKEFTYSYADGDNLVLMDPETYEQTQVPGTILGDRLAFLQENMTVNVRLIEGDPVAMDLPETVILEIAEADPVVKGQTASSSYKPALLVNGVKTMVPPFITAGEKIVVRTEDASYVERAKN, encoded by the coding sequence ATGGCGAAGATGCAGGCCAATCAGATGCGTGCCGGCATGGTCATCGAATTCGAAGGCCAGCGCTACACCATCATCAAGCAGAACATCATGATCCCGGGCAAGGGCAACGCGATCATTCAGGTGGACATGCGCAACATCAAGACGGGGTCCAAGAAGGACCAGCGTTGGCGCACCGCCGACGTCGTCGAGCGCCTGACCACCGAGGACAAGGAGTTCACCTACTCCTACGCCGATGGCGACAACCTGGTCCTCATGGACCCCGAGACGTACGAGCAGACCCAGGTCCCGGGCACCATCCTGGGCGACCGCTTGGCCTTCCTGCAGGAAAACATGACGGTGAATGTCCGCCTCATTGAGGGTGACCCGGTGGCGATGGACCTGCCGGAGACCGTCATCCTCGAAATCGCCGAGGCCGATCCGGTGGTGAAGGGGCAGACCGCCTCCTCCTCCTACAAGCCGGCATTGCTGGTGAATGGCGTGAAGACGATGGTGCCGCCCTTCATCACGGCCGGCGAGAAGATCGTGGTCCGCACGGAAGACGCGTCCTACGTCGAGCGCGCCAAGAACTAA
- a CDS encoding bifunctional 2-methylcitrate synthase/citrate synthase, protein MSETIDVRKGLVGVYADESSVSKVMPETNSLTYRGYAVQDLCENSNFMDVAYLLWNGELPNATERAAFAEAERSQRALSPTLLRVLRDFPKDAHPMDAIRTAVSFMGMEDPEAADIGDAAQRRKAIRLLARIPTAVAATNRLSKGLEPVPPDPSLPFCENFFHMVFGKVPQPEVIKAFDVSMILYAEHTFNASTFAARVVTSTMADMHGAIVAGIAALKGPLHGGANEAVMHMLKEIPSPETAEAWLRERFDHKALVMGFGHRVYKNGDSRVPTMKKYAEVMADVVGDKRWMNTSAVLARVMLAEKNIHPNLDFPAGPAYYLMGFDIPMFTPVFVCSRITGWAAHVFEQAADNRLIRPLSLYNGVEQRAVPTR, encoded by the coding sequence TGCCGTGCAGGATCTGTGCGAGAATTCCAACTTCATGGATGTCGCCTACCTGCTGTGGAACGGCGAGTTGCCCAACGCGACTGAGCGCGCCGCCTTCGCCGAGGCCGAGCGCTCGCAACGCGCGCTCTCGCCCACGCTGCTGCGCGTGCTGCGCGATTTCCCCAAGGACGCGCATCCGATGGATGCGATCCGCACCGCCGTCTCCTTCATGGGGATGGAAGACCCGGAGGCGGCCGACATCGGCGATGCCGCGCAGCGCCGCAAGGCGATCCGCCTGCTGGCGCGCATCCCCACGGCCGTCGCCGCGACCAACCGGCTGAGCAAGGGGCTTGAGCCTGTCCCGCCCGACCCCTCGCTGCCCTTCTGCGAGAATTTCTTCCACATGGTGTTCGGCAAGGTGCCGCAGCCGGAGGTGATCAAGGCCTTCGATGTCTCGATGATCCTCTACGCCGAGCACACCTTCAACGCCTCGACCTTCGCCGCCCGCGTGGTGACGTCAACCATGGCGGACATGCACGGCGCGATCGTCGCCGGCATCGCCGCCCTCAAGGGCCCGCTGCATGGCGGCGCCAATGAGGCGGTGATGCACATGCTGAAGGAAATCCCCTCGCCCGAAACGGCGGAAGCCTGGTTGCGCGAGCGCTTCGACCACAAGGCGCTGGTGATGGGCTTCGGCCATCGCGTCTACAAGAATGGCGACAGCCGCGTACCGACGATGAAGAAATACGCCGAGGTGATGGCCGATGTGGTGGGCGACAAGCGCTGGATGAACACCTCGGCCGTGCTCGCGCGCGTCATGCTGGCCGAGAAGAACATCCATCCCAATCTCGATTTCCCGGCAGGCCCCGCCTACTACCTGATGGGTTTCGACATTCCGATGTTCACGCCGGTCTTCGTGTGCAGCCGCATCACCGGCTGGGCCGCGCATGTCTTCGAGCAGGCCGCGGATAACCGGCTGATCCGTCCGCTCTCGCTCTACAACGGCGTGGAGCAGCGCGCGGTACCGACGCGCTGA
- a CDS encoding TRAP transporter large permease, giving the protein MIGVGETAIGFGLMVGLLFLGLHVATSMFLVAVLGATLYLSPALVNAVGTQLWASMEDYVLLSIPLCILLGEILVRSGSTDRLYRSLADWLNVLPGGLLHTNVGASAIFSAVSGSSVATAATVATVALPSFRKRKYDDRLVLGSIAAGASLGNLIPPGIALIVYGAMTNTSIGRLYAAAVIPGILMTLLFMATIIVIALARPDLVREKEALDPLLMRLKRLVDLLPPLVIFTIIMGSIYTGWATVTESAALAVVVALPIAAIYGRLNVAMLHECFIATAQLTAMSLLILACAFYLNFVLGLLGVTPALGAFVAGLDATPLQLILALTVFYLLLGVFFETLPMLVGTVPVIFPVVVAAGIDPVWFGVFIVLMCEISLISPPVGMTLYVIQAVRREGTIAQVFAGTIPFFLAMVVMTGLLIALPEMALWLPRLAYN; this is encoded by the coding sequence ATGATCGGCGTGGGCGAGACGGCGATCGGCTTCGGCCTCATGGTCGGGCTGCTCTTCCTCGGGCTGCATGTGGCGACCTCGATGTTCCTGGTCGCAGTGCTGGGGGCCACGCTCTATCTCAGCCCGGCGCTAGTGAATGCGGTGGGGACCCAGCTCTGGGCCTCGATGGAGGACTACGTCCTGCTCTCCATCCCGCTCTGCATCCTGCTGGGCGAAATCCTGGTGCGCAGCGGCAGCACGGACCGGCTCTACCGCAGCCTGGCCGACTGGCTGAACGTGCTGCCGGGCGGTCTGCTGCATACCAATGTGGGGGCGAGCGCCATTTTCTCGGCCGTCTCCGGCTCCTCGGTCGCGACGGCGGCGACCGTGGCCACCGTCGCCCTGCCCTCCTTTCGCAAGCGCAAATATGACGACCGGCTGGTGCTGGGGTCCATCGCGGCCGGCGCCTCGCTCGGCAACCTGATCCCGCCCGGGATCGCGCTGATCGTCTATGGCGCGATGACCAATACCTCCATCGGGCGGCTCTACGCGGCGGCGGTAATCCCCGGCATCCTGATGACGCTGCTCTTCATGGCGACGATCATCGTCATCGCCCTCGCGCGGCCCGATCTGGTGCGGGAAAAAGAGGCGCTGGACCCGCTGCTCATGCGCCTGAAGCGCCTGGTGGATCTGCTGCCGCCGCTGGTCATCTTCACCATCATCATGGGCTCGATCTACACGGGCTGGGCGACGGTGACGGAGAGTGCGGCGCTGGCCGTGGTGGTCGCGCTGCCCATCGCCGCGATCTACGGGCGGCTGAATGTCGCGATGCTGCATGAATGCTTCATCGCCACGGCGCAGTTGACGGCGATGAGCCTGCTCATCCTCGCCTGCGCCTTCTATCTGAATTTCGTGCTGGGGCTGCTGGGTGTCACGCCGGCCCTGGGCGCCTTCGTGGCCGGCCTGGACGCGACGCCGCTGCAACTCATCCTGGCGCTCACGGTGTTCTACCTGCTGCTGGGCGTCTTCTTCGAGACGCTGCCCATGCTGGTGGGCACGGTGCCGGTGATCTTTCCCGTGGTGGTGGCGGCCGGGATCGATCCCGTGTGGTTCGGCGTCTTTATCGTGCTGATGTGCGAAATCTCGCTGATCTCACCGCCGGTGGGCATGACGCTCTACGTCATCCAGGCGGTGCGGCGGGAGGGAACCATCGCGCAGGTCTTCGCCGGGACCATCCCCTTCTTCCTCGCGATGGTGGTGATGACGGGGCTGCTGATCGCGCTGCCGGAAATGGCGCTCTGGCTGCCCCGCCTCGCCTACAACTGA
- the upp gene encoding uracil phosphoribosyltransferase, giving the protein MSPIRANFHIPRHALLRAKVTRLRRRDTDSATFRRVLAEIGAILASEALRDLPETTATIETPVARMEAPVLAQMEPCLVAILRAGLGLLDGARMVLPDAPVGHLGLVRDEQTLLASEYVVRLPKDLARRGALVLDPMLATGGSAVQAIHRVKQAGAKVVRFACVVAAPEGVAALQAAHPDVAILAAALDERLNEHGYIVPGLGDAGDRCFGTE; this is encoded by the coding sequence ATGAGCCCGATCCGTGCCAATTTCCACATCCCCCGCCACGCTTTGCTGCGCGCCAAGGTGACCCGGTTGCGGCGCCGGGACACCGACAGCGCCACATTCCGCCGTGTGCTCGCCGAGATCGGCGCCATCCTGGCGAGCGAGGCGCTGCGTGACCTGCCCGAGACCACGGCCACCATCGAGACGCCCGTCGCGCGGATGGAAGCGCCGGTGCTGGCGCAGATGGAGCCCTGCCTTGTTGCCATCCTGCGCGCGGGCCTCGGCTTGCTGGATGGCGCGCGGATGGTGCTGCCCGATGCGCCGGTCGGTCATCTGGGCCTGGTGCGGGATGAGCAGACGCTGCTGGCCAGCGAATATGTGGTGCGCCTGCCCAAGGACCTGGCCCGCCGCGGCGCGCTGGTGCTGGACCCGATGCTGGCCACGGGCGGTTCCGCCGTGCAGGCCATTCATCGCGTGAAGCAGGCGGGTGCGAAGGTGGTGCGCTTCGCCTGCGTGGTGGCCGCCCCCGAGGGCGTGGCGGCCCTCCAGGCGGCGCATCCGGATGTCGCCATCCTGGCCGCCGCGCTGGATGAGCGGCTGAACGAGCATGGCTACATCGTGCCAGGCCTGGGCGATGCCGGGGATCGCTGCTTCGGGACGGAATGA
- a CDS encoding OmpA family protein encodes MLADHQLGRRILLALMLPAAALAQPLGTPATPPVALPPMPAIRLARGVAELPPGAWRVTFRADRDQLDAEQHAALGRLGAALQTATIGRITLNSEVSAGEDLSTHRRLSLLRARAVKDALVAGGLNETRVDIRALGRTENGRDVVDVLSPTAPRPGS; translated from the coding sequence ATGCTCGCCGATCACCAACTCGGCCGGCGCATCCTGCTGGCCCTGATGCTGCCCGCCGCCGCGCTGGCCCAGCCCCTGGGCACGCCCGCCACGCCGCCCGTGGCGCTGCCCCCCATGCCCGCCATTCGCCTCGCCCGCGGGGTGGCGGAACTGCCGCCGGGCGCATGGCGCGTCACCTTCCGGGCGGATCGCGATCAACTGGACGCCGAACAGCATGCGGCGCTGGGGCGGCTCGGCGCGGCACTCCAGACCGCCACGATCGGCCGCATCACGCTGAACAGCGAAGTGAGTGCGGGTGAGGACCTCTCGACCCATCGCCGCCTCTCCCTGCTGCGCGCGCGGGCGGTGAAGGATGCCCTGGTCGCGGGCGGGCTGAACGAGACGCGGGTGGATATCCGTGCCCTCGGCCGCACCGAAAACGGCCGCGATGTGGTGGATGTGCTGAGCCCGACGGCGCCACGCCCGGGCAGCTGA
- a CDS encoding aldolase: MREEDQRQLLVSLGASLFARGYSVGSAGNISLRLPDGYLMTPTNSSLGRLDAARLSKLDRDWNHIGGDKPTKEVFLHRAFLDARPDAGAVVHLHSTHATAISCLEDAVIPPLTPYFVMRVGRTLPLIPYYRPGDAAMEPAIHAAALSAKAVLLANHGPVICGATLTDAVNAAEELEEAARLALMLRTMNPRLLTPAQVDDLLTTFG; the protein is encoded by the coding sequence ATGCGGGAAGAGGATCAGCGGCAGCTTCTGGTGAGCCTGGGCGCCTCGCTCTTTGCGCGCGGCTACAGTGTGGGCAGTGCGGGCAATATCAGCCTGCGCCTCCCGGATGGCTATCTGATGACGCCCACCAACTCCTCCCTCGGGCGGCTCGATGCCGCGCGGCTCAGCAAGCTGGACCGGGACTGGAACCACATCGGCGGCGACAAGCCCACCAAGGAGGTGTTCCTGCACCGCGCCTTCCTGGACGCACGCCCCGATGCGGGGGCCGTCGTGCATCTGCATTCCACCCATGCGACGGCGATCTCCTGCCTGGAGGACGCGGTCATTCCGCCCCTCACTCCGTATTTCGTGATGCGCGTCGGCCGCACGCTGCCGCTCATTCCCTATTACCGGCCCGGCGATGCGGCGATGGAGCCCGCTATCCATGCGGCGGCGCTATCGGCGAAGGCCGTGCTGCTGGCCAATCACGGCCCGGTGATCTGCGGCGCCACGCTGACCGATGCGGTCAACGCCGCGGAGGAACTCGAAGAAGCCGCCAGGCTCGCGCTCATGCTGCGCACCATGAATCCCCGCCTGCTGACGCCCGCGCAGGTGGATGATCTTCTGACAACCTTCGGATAA
- a CDS encoding rhodanese-like domain-containing protein, which yields MTNTVKDMLEAANAAVPRISGAEAVALAGRPEVLILDVRDAAEVKVTGKAVGGLAVSRGLLEFRADPDSPMHDAAFDRAKTIIIHCAAGGRAALAGQTLKSMGYTDVRNLGGFKDWVEAGGEVEPG from the coding sequence ATGACCAATACCGTCAAGGACATGCTGGAGGCCGCCAATGCCGCGGTGCCGCGCATCAGCGGGGCGGAGGCCGTGGCCCTCGCCGGCCGGCCTGAGGTGCTGATCCTGGACGTTCGCGACGCCGCCGAAGTGAAGGTGACCGGCAAGGCCGTGGGCGGCCTCGCCGTCTCCCGCGGATTGCTCGAATTCCGGGCCGACCCGGACTCGCCCATGCATGACGCGGCGTTCGACCGGGCGAAGACCATCATCATCCATTGTGCCGCCGGTGGGCGGGCGGCGCTGGCCGGGCAGACGCTGAAATCCATGGGCTACACGGATGTGCGCAACCTGGGCGGCTTCAAGGACTGGGTGGAAGCGGGCGGCGAGGTTGAACCGGGGTAG
- the otnK gene encoding 3-oxo-tetronate kinase: MPLLGCIADDFTGATDLASTLVRQGMRAVQVIGVPEDALPEADAVIIALKSRTIPAREAVLQSLAACEALLAAGARQILFKYCSTFDSTEHGNIGPVAEALLKRLDAPFAIACPAFPTNGRTIFQGHLFVGNHVLNESGMENHPLTPMRDANLVRVLGRQSEGSVGLIPFAVVERGAGAIRAEVTRLRDANRRFAIADAITDAHLMALGEACANHALITGGSGIAMGLPENFRSAGLLPAREDAGALPEVGGLCAVIAGSCSRATLGQIGLARDHVPTLELDALATPDAAALAGEAKAWMAGKLDAARPIVIAASAPPERVAALQQRLGREAAGLLIEHAMAEIAAALVQAGVRRLVIAGGETSGAVVQRLGVHALRIGAEIDPGVPWTHATPDAAPEGMWLALKSGNFGARDFFLKAFA, encoded by the coding sequence ATGCCGCTTCTTGGCTGCATCGCTGACGACTTCACCGGCGCCACCGACCTCGCCAGCACGCTGGTCCGCCAGGGCATGCGGGCCGTCCAGGTGATCGGCGTGCCGGAAGACGCCCTGCCCGAGGCGGATGCCGTCATCATCGCGCTGAAATCGCGCACCATTCCGGCGCGTGAGGCCGTCCTGCAGTCGCTGGCCGCCTGTGAGGCGCTGCTGGCGGCCGGGGCCAGGCAGATCCTGTTCAAGTACTGCTCCACCTTCGACAGCACCGAGCACGGCAATATCGGCCCGGTGGCAGAAGCGCTGCTGAAGCGGCTCGACGCGCCCTTCGCCATCGCCTGCCCTGCTTTCCCGACCAATGGCCGCACCATCTTTCAGGGCCACCTCTTCGTCGGCAACCACGTGCTGAATGAAAGCGGCATGGAGAACCACCCGCTGACGCCGATGCGCGATGCCAATCTGGTGCGGGTGCTCGGGCGGCAGAGCGAAGGCAGCGTCGGGCTCATTCCCTTCGCCGTGGTCGAACGCGGGGCCGGCGCGATCCGCGCGGAGGTGACGCGCCTGCGCGATGCCAATCGCCGCTTCGCCATCGCGGATGCCATCACGGACGCGCATCTCATGGCCCTGGGCGAAGCCTGCGCGAACCACGCGCTGATCACCGGCGGGTCCGGCATCGCGATGGGCCTGCCCGAAAACTTCCGCAGCGCCGGCCTTCTGCCAGCGCGCGAGGATGCCGGCGCGCTGCCCGAAGTGGGCGGGCTCTGCGCCGTCATCGCCGGCTCCTGCTCCCGGGCCACGCTGGGGCAGATCGGCCTCGCGCGGGATCATGTGCCGACGCTGGAGCTAGATGCGCTGGCCACGCCGGATGCCGCGGCACTGGCAGGCGAGGCGAAGGCTTGGATGGCCGGGAAGCTCGATGCTGCGCGGCCCATCGTCATCGCCGCCTCGGCGCCGCCCGAGCGGGTCGCGGCCTTGCAGCAGAGGCTGGGGCGGGAGGCGGCGGGCCTGCTGATCGAACACGCCATGGCCGAGATCGCCGCCGCCCTGGTGCAGGCGGGCGTGCGTCGCCTGGTCATCGCGGGGGGTGAAACCTCGGGTGCGGTGGTGCAGCGCCTGGGCGTCCATGCGCTGCGCATCGGGGCGGAGATTGATCCGGGCGTGCCCTGGACCCATGCGACGCCCGATGCCGCCCCGGAGGGCATGTGGCTCGCGCTCAAGAGCGGCAATTTCGGCGCGCGCGACTTTTTCCTGAAGGCCTTCGCCTGA
- a CDS encoding nitroreductase family protein, with translation MDRTAPTDHPVLPAIAARWSPRSYLETPVPDAALHSILEAGRWAASAYNEQPWQYLITRRALEPEAFAKLLACLVPFNQGWIGGAPVLMLACARLNSAGNGKPNPWSHYDAGQASSAMAIQAAALGLQLHQMAGFDAAAARAAFAIPEDVAPIAAMVLGTPGPASALPEALAQRETAPRARKPAGEMFFLGQWG, from the coding sequence ATGGACCGTACCGCCCCCACCGACCATCCCGTTCTGCCCGCCATCGCCGCACGCTGGAGCCCGCGCAGCTACCTGGAGACGCCCGTTCCCGATGCAGCGCTGCATTCCATCCTGGAAGCCGGGCGCTGGGCGGCCTCGGCCTATAACGAGCAGCCCTGGCAGTACCTGATTACGCGCAGGGCTTTGGAGCCTGAGGCTTTCGCCAAGCTGCTGGCCTGCCTGGTTCCCTTCAACCAGGGCTGGATCGGCGGGGCGCCTGTGCTGATGCTGGCCTGCGCGCGGCTGAATTCGGCCGGCAATGGCAAGCCCAACCCCTGGTCGCATTACGATGCGGGCCAGGCGAGCAGCGCGATGGCGATCCAGGCGGCCGCACTCGGCCTGCAGCTGCACCAGATGGCCGGCTTCGATGCGGCGGCCGCGCGCGCGGCTTTCGCCATCCCCGAGGATGTGGCGCCGATCGCGGCGATGGTGCTGGGCACCCCGGGGCCGGCCTCGGCCCTGCCCGAGGCATTGGCGCAGCGCGAGACGGCGCCGCGCGCCCGCAAGCCCGCGGGTGAGATGTTCTTCCTTGGCCAATGGGGCTGA
- a CDS encoding GNAT family N-acetyltransferase, whose protein sequence is MVPVLTTARLTLRGFTEADLDAFAAMQADAEVMRHLGTGQTRSRAETWQGMAGFMGQWALRGHGLWALEHQGRFIGRAGILNPEGWPAPELAYALARPAWGQGLAFEAAEAALRWARAALPQRRIVSYIRPANGASRRLAARLGGVQGEALELLGAAAECWDYPQ, encoded by the coding sequence ATGGTGCCGGTGTTGACCACCGCGCGGCTGACCCTGCGCGGCTTCACCGAGGCGGATCTGGATGCCTTCGCCGCCATGCAGGCCGATGCGGAGGTGATGCGGCATCTCGGCACGGGCCAGACCCGCAGCCGGGCGGAAACCTGGCAGGGCATGGCGGGCTTCATGGGCCAATGGGCCTTGCGCGGCCATGGCCTCTGGGCGCTGGAGCATCAGGGGCGCTTCATCGGCCGGGCCGGCATCCTCAACCCCGAAGGCTGGCCGGCTCCGGAACTCGCCTATGCGCTGGCGCGGCCCGCCTGGGGCCAGGGCCTGGCCTTTGAGGCGGCTGAAGCGGCCCTCCGCTGGGCCCGGGCGGCGCTGCCGCAACGGCGCATCGTCAGCTACATCCGCCCGGCCAACGGGGCATCACGCCGCCTCGCGGCCCGGCTGGGTGGGGTGCAGGGGGAGGCCCTTGAATTGCTCGGCGCCGCGGCCGAGTGCTGGGATTATCCTCAGTAG
- a CDS encoding TRAP transporter small permease — protein sequence MTHPDENPIGRRVAPFARFLVLAGGWWLLALSFATCAEILARKFLGRSFQGIDEVGAYTLAVFSSLAFAWALVTKAHTRVDFLLAHLPAPVRAVLNALAYALLAGLAVFAAWRGLDVVSESIEFQSHANSPLGTPLWIPQSLWLLGLVTFAACAVLFALHALFLLVVDRARLNRLYGPMTLDEEVEAEASALLSRTQGKELAP from the coding sequence TTGACCCATCCCGACGAAAATCCCATCGGGCGGCGGGTTGCCCCCTTCGCGCGCTTCCTCGTGCTCGCCGGGGGGTGGTGGCTGCTGGCGCTCTCCTTTGCGACCTGCGCCGAAATCCTGGCGCGCAAATTCCTCGGCCGTTCCTTCCAGGGCATCGACGAGGTCGGCGCCTACACGCTGGCGGTGTTTTCCTCGCTCGCCTTTGCCTGGGCGCTGGTGACAAAGGCGCATACGCGGGTGGATTTCCTGCTGGCGCATCTGCCGGCCCCTGTGCGAGCCGTGCTGAATGCGCTGGCCTATGCGCTGCTGGCGGGCCTCGCCGTCTTCGCCGCCTGGCGTGGACTTGATGTGGTTTCCGAAAGCATCGAGTTCCAGTCCCACGCCAATTCGCCGCTGGGCACGCCGCTCTGGATTCCGCAGAGCCTCTGGCTGCTCGGCCTCGTGACCTTCGCCGCCTGCGCCGTGCTCTTCGCCCTGCATGCGCTCTTCCTGCTGGTGGTGGATCGCGCCCGGCTCAATCGCCTCTACGGCCCCATGACGCTGGATGAGGAAGTGGAGGCGGAGGCCAGCGCCCTGCTCTCCCGCACACAAGGCAAGGAGCTGGCGCCATGA
- a CDS encoding TRAP transporter substrate-binding protein, whose amino-acid sequence MHRCIPPTGLLGAALLACGLLWPTSPQAQTEAPTMRVVGNFSSNRTHVEVVERPFFTQLAQTAGMRTNITYNPMDQVGVQAADAFRLLRSGAFDVMSVQIGMASRDDPFFEGLDLVGVSTDMAQLRRAVDAYREAFDRRLQTRFNAKVMTLWPFGPQVIYCNAPIRTLENLRGLRVRTFTPSMAALMQNFGAVAVTLQFSEVYPALQRGVAQCAITSPTSGNSGNWPEVTTHFLPLSLGGAVQGHLMNLDHWRRYSPERQAALTAEFRRMENQLWDLAISANEDAVNCNVGRDPCTANTRFRMTMVEIEPADQERVRRAAEEVVLPIWRDACNRVDPQCSATWNRTVGQVANMQIR is encoded by the coding sequence ATGCACCGATGCATCCCCCCGACCGGCCTCCTGGGCGCCGCCCTGTTGGCCTGTGGCCTGCTCTGGCCCACCTCGCCCCAGGCCCAGACCGAGGCGCCCACCATGCGGGTCGTGGGGAATTTCTCCTCCAACCGCACCCATGTGGAGGTGGTGGAGCGCCCCTTCTTCACCCAGCTTGCCCAAACGGCGGGCATGCGCACCAATATCACCTACAACCCGATGGACCAGGTGGGGGTGCAGGCGGCCGATGCCTTCCGCCTGCTGCGCTCCGGCGCCTTTGACGTGATGAGCGTGCAGATCGGCATGGCCAGCCGGGATGATCCCTTCTTCGAAGGGCTCGACCTTGTCGGCGTCTCGACCGACATGGCGCAGCTGCGCCGTGCCGTGGACGCCTATCGCGAGGCCTTCGACCGCCGCCTGCAAACCCGCTTCAATGCCAAGGTGATGACGTTGTGGCCCTTCGGCCCGCAGGTCATCTATTGCAACGCGCCGATCCGCACGCTGGAAAACCTGCGTGGCTTGCGCGTGCGCACCTTCACCCCCTCCATGGCCGCGCTGATGCAGAATTTCGGCGCCGTCGCCGTCACTCTGCAATTCAGCGAGGTCTATCCGGCGCTGCAGCGCGGGGTTGCGCAATGCGCCATCACCTCACCCACATCGGGCAATTCGGGAAATTGGCCGGAGGTGACGACGCATTTCCTGCCGCTCTCGCTGGGCGGTGCCGTGCAGGGCCATCTGATGAACCTGGACCATTGGCGCCGCTACTCGCCCGAGCGCCAGGCGGCGCTGACGGCCGAGTTCCGCCGAATGGAAAACCAGCTCTGGGATCTGGCGATCTCGGCCAATGAGGATGCGGTGAACTGCAATGTCGGGCGTGACCCCTGCACGGCCAATACCCGCTTCCGCATGACCATGGTGGAGATCGAGCCGGCCGATCAGGAGCGCGTGCGCCGCGCCGCCGAGGAGGTGGTGCTGCCGATCTGGCGCGATGCCTGCAACCGGGTGGACCCGCAATGCTCGGCCACCTGGAACCGCACGGTTGGCCAGGTCGCCAACATGCAGATCCGCTGA
- a CDS encoding Loki-CTERM sorting domain-containing protein, whose product MNNPSHHRPVLDMTPDGAFREAPKPTGFNLLLARTGGVAILVAVAAGGLLLVALAIFFIGLLLPIVIGAGAIAAVSLWWRRRRLRKMGIEPGPIRIVVRR is encoded by the coding sequence ATGAACAATCCCTCGCACCATCGGCCGGTGCTGGACATGACGCCGGATGGCGCATTCCGGGAAGCGCCGAAGCCCACCGGTTTCAACCTTCTGCTCGCGCGGACGGGCGGGGTGGCGATCCTCGTTGCGGTTGCGGCGGGCGGATTGCTGCTGGTGGCCCTGGCCATCTTCTTCATCGGGCTGTTGCTGCCGATCGTCATCGGTGCCGGGGCCATCGCGGCCGTCTCGCTGTGGTGGCGCCGTCGTCGCCTGCGCAAGATGGGCATCGAGCCCGGCCCGATCCGGATCGTGGTGCGCCGCTGA